The following DNA comes from Triticum aestivum cultivar Chinese Spring chromosome 3D, IWGSC CS RefSeq v2.1, whole genome shotgun sequence.
CAAAAAATGCAGCTCATCTCACAGATCATTTAATGGAACCAGGCAAATAATAAATAGATCCAAAACAAATCAACTTAGATGACTGACATAAAATATCAATAGAGTTGAGCTGTTGAACATCATAGGTCAGCGTCCAGCAATTTTGTAAACAATGCAAGCTTTATTTACCTGATTCACAATCTCTACAGCAGTATCTCTAGGACAGTTAAAGAGATAATTCCGTCGCTGGTCCAAGTCGTCGCGAACAGCAAGTATTCCATACACACTAATGGGATAGGAGAGCCCAGAGCTTGATAAACGCATCGAAAAGAACTGTAGCATCTGTTGTGGTGTGCGATATCCAAGAGTTGATGGAGCTCTAAATATATATTAGGAACCAGAGTGAGTTGTTAAGCAGACAGCACAAAAACAGATTACTAGGAATGAGTGGCACTTACTGGTAGAAGTATCATGGGTCTTGTAAAGACTGTGGTAGCAGTACCCGCCGTCCATGAAACATAGAGATGTTGTGGGAGGGAGCAGTTTCATAGGAAAAGGAGGCAAGGTAGTAGAATCGTCGTGGTCCTCCCGGGCCAGAATGGCATCAAACAGTTTCGAGTAATCTCCCATCTGCTTGCAGTACCTCTCAATCCATTCCAGCTCAATTTCCTCTGCTTTGCTCTGAGGATAGAGCTTACCTGGAGAATCATTGTGTCATAGATCGGCAGATGATCTCGAGTTTTGTCTTCAACAGAATAGAGAATTAGATATCTGGGCAGATTATCTTCGTGTTTGTTTTTTTGTCCTCGTAAACGACTTGGCCATTGCAGTTATCGTCATCATCATGCCTATCGACTATCTCATTCCCTGAAGAATTAGTGTGGAATCCCGGGAAGTTAACTTATTCATGGTTGAAATTTCGTGGAAATTTAATCTAACGGTACAAATAGGTAGGTACCTGGGCAATCTTTCTTCTCCCCGTCAATCACTCGGTCATCGCCGTCGCTCCAGTCGCTCCAGTCTGATTCGCTCTGCTCCCGTGGGAACTTGAGGTCCAGGGCATGCCAGGCAATCTGACCAGGATCTGAATATGTGCAATTACATCAACGTAATTGATCAAACCAAACAAGATCCATCCGAAACCTTCCCCATGGAGCGTGGAAGTAAAGGGGTGGGCACATTATACGCACCGGCGACCATGCGCGCCGGCTGGCTATGGGGTTCGAGTTCGactgcctccacctcctccagcgTATCATGGAGATCCTTCGTCCAAGGGCTGGGGTAGCGGGCGGTGTGAGACGAACCCACTGTTTCCCCTGATCCGCGGCAGAATCGCTTCTCAGGCGACGCCATCGCAACGCCGGGGGTTCcctggcggcgaaggcggcggtcgGTTTAGGGATTCGGGAAAGATTTACGGATTATTTTTTAGCGAAATAAAATCAGTTTTACTAAATCACATGTACTCCAATGAGAAATAGGTATTGCGCATCTAAGTTCTCTACCATCCGATCAATTGCTATTAGATTCGTGCAATACGTTGTACTGGGCACGCGTTGTAGCGTTTTCTCGCTGCCGTTCGCGATTCTACTCCTGCAGCCCGTCCACGTGATTTTTCGTGTGCCACATGGGCCGTGCGTTTCTCTTCTCGTTTattgcgaaatcactaattaagaaatactcgttgcaaagaacattccattttcccaggtcgcgacaagtggcgcacatgcagcgcatcACTTGTCGTAATctgagagttttcccttttttcatagatctgtttattcaaaacgttttagctctttaaccgtgcgtccaaatcttgaatcgttttcatcattggattcctcgcgtcgagatcttcaaaactagatcccatgttgataggttttgacgaactttttttcacgaaaaaaactgggcgaaaaaaccgaaccgggagtacggtttttttccctttccgaaagaggcacgcccgtgcctctcacgaaatcacaaccgcgcctctcgtggaagcaaaaccgtgactctcgtgaaaggaaaaaacagaaaacgcgtttttttttccgtttccgagaggcacggccgtgactttcgcgaaagcacaaccgtgcctctcgcgaaagcaaaaccgtgactctcacgaaagaaaaaaaacagaaaacgcgtatttttttcactttccgagaggcacggccgtgactttcgcgtaagcacaaccgtgcctctcgtggaagcaaaaccgtgactctcacgaaaaaaaacagaaaacgcgctttgtttttccctttcggagaggcacggccgtgactctcgcgaaagcacaaccgtgcctctcgcggaagcagaactgtgactctcgcgaaaaaaaaaacagaaaacgcgttttttttcttttccgaaaggcacggccgtgactctcgctaaagcacaaccgtgcctctcgcggaagaaaaaccgtgacttttgcgaaagggaaaaaaagaaaacgcgttttttcacggaattttttttttcgaatttttgtTTTGATAAAAAATCTAAGAAAGACCggaggaaaaccaaaacgtcgaaaaaaacccaaaaaaaccatttaaaaagccgaaaacgcgtgcggaaaaaaaaataaaaaatccgaagggagcgtccagagcgcgacacatggcgaatggctgagagcgcgccaagtggcgctgatcgttgcgaagctcccgaaggagcgctcgttaactagttgctccccgtTTATTGCTGGTTCCTTTTTTTTGCGGGTCTGGTTCCGTTCTTTGTTTATTCAGCGCAATGTCATGGGCCGGTGAACTAAAAGGCAAGTAGCCTTTTATGTGAGTTTTATGTTTGCATATGGACGAGCACATTttgattttattttctttctttttctttttctgttttcattatgttttatttcatttttttgtttttgtttttaatttcaaacatttttcaaattttgttatttcttttttattgtttaacatttttcaaatcatTTTTTTCAAGTTGTAGGTCCATCACCGACTCGCAATTTAGGGGCTGACATTTTTTCTCTCGATTCGCAACTGTTCTCGATATTTTCTTTGTcttagttgcaagtccatcatGGACTCGCAATTGGGCATTTTTTTGTGCCAGCTGCAAGTCCACTCTTGAGTCGCAAATGGGGGTCAATTTTTTTCGTCCCAGGTACAAGTCCACCTTGAGTCGCAACTAGGCTCGACTTTTTTTCGTCATATTGCAAGTCCACCCTTTAGTCGCAACTGGGCTCGACTTTTTTTTGtcacagttgcaagtccaccctcgagtcGCAACTGAGCTAGAACTTTTTTTGTCCCAATTGCATgtccaccctcgactcacaacCGGGGGGCTGAACCATtcttgtcccatttgcaagtccatcttcaacacacaACTGGGCGAGGgcatttttgtcccagttgcagcACCACCCCCGACATGCAACCGGGAGCCCGCCTTTTTTTGTTCCAACTGCAAGTTCATCGTCCACATGTAACCGGGCCCAACTCATTTTTGTCCTATTTGCGAGTCGAATTAAACCTCTAACATTTAATCGAGAGCCCGCCTTTTTTTATCTTGGTACGCAAATGCAGTCCTGAACATTCTTTTCTTAGTTGCAACCCCTCCCTTGATATGCAACTGGGGTCTGACccatttttgtcccagttgcagatccatcaacatgcaactttgggggggggggggggcaactatTTTTCCCAATTGCAACTACACCCCGACATGCAatttgggcggggggggggggggctcacatTTTTCCTTGTCTCGGTTGCAAGTCCAACTAACCCCCTGACATTCAATTGGGTGCCCGTCTTTTTTATCATAGTCACAAGTCCACCCTTTGAACGCAACTGTGGGACTCGACACTCGACCAATCTTGTCCTAGTTGCAAATCTACCATGGATATGCAACTGGGCCCAGCCCATTTTTGTCCCAGTTGGAACTACACCCCCGACATGCAATTGGGGGGCTCGCATTTTTTCTtgttccagttgcaagtccaccaacGACGTGCAACTGGTTTCCAATCCATTTTTGTACTAGATGCAAGTCCAATTATACCCCTGGCATTCAATTGGGTGCACGCCTATATTATCCTAGGTGCAAGTCCACCTTATGTACGCAACTGTGGCACTCGACCATTCTTGTGATCTTGTCCTAGTTGCAACTCTATCATGGATACACAACTGGGGGGCCAGCCCATTTTTTCATCAGTTGCAGGTCCATCCTCGACACGTAAGTGGGGGTCGATTTTTTTCCCTAGTTGCAGCTTCATCCCTGATATGCAATTGGGGGCTCATATTTTTttcttgtcccagttgcaagtccatcatcaACACACAACTGAGGTCCAGTCCATTTTTTTCCTAGTTACAACTCCAACTACATCCTTACATGCAATTGGGAGCCTATATTTTCTCCAACGCATTTTTGTCCTAGACAGACTGACAACATTGACTCTTTCCACTTAGATTAACTATAACACATATGGCCTTAATTATTATGACTCCACCGTCCAGTAACACTGAACTGGACATTAATCAAGTGGATCGATCGATCATGCTGCCTGTCTGGCTCTAACAATTTAATGAATGGATATACCAATCCACTCCTACTTAGTACTACTACAccactagggaaatgcttatatcactcgtacaacgaggtgctatacaaacggttttaacccttttcacgatgacatttggaaccatcgcctagtgagtgtgggcgatagggggggtccttcccacacgacctagaaaccgtcggggatatgccctcctggcactcacgctcggcaaaatgaggtcgtgtgcgatcggcgagcgaccaaatacggttatacgtacagtagtgctaaaaaaatacaattatacagacaaaatcatttccggtcgtaagtacatcccacacagtcagtccccgctaaacgtttccatttgtatatacatcccacacagtcgctccaaggaaaacgtttttgttcgcaggtacatcacacacaattttctccgttaaatcgtttgtgatagcgtttccgttgcacacggtattaacaattttatcgtttgcgttattgaatgcatcacacacggtgtgtagaagaaactgtgtggaaaatgctgtccatcacacatagtttttatgtggtaaacgtttgcaccaggtggcctaacacaaacagttttcaagaggatgtcgtgtgtgattgttcattaatctaacactgTTTATTCCTAAAaattgtgtgcgttgcctgaggtcatcgcccacggtgttttctcaataaccgtttgcaatagaaaaacccaattagctgGATAATTATCCTATTAATAATAAtctatttattaatctaattgacatttcatattaagcacacaatatatttcattttcataattgaaatacatcagagtacaacatcatatagcttcaacactcagctaccccattactcaactgcactagcaccaagtttcacatgcaacatctataacctttcgaaattagcatcatagacggtacatagacagatgtgtctctctggagaactgctgaagcagaaggcgaatattgagccttcgttGATGTTGAAGGTcgttgcaactttaggccagtgcttgtggatgattgaccgtccatccttcgtcctcttcaggaacactttaatattgaaccgtgtgtgttgtatgaataccttcctcacctcctgactatacaggtggtttgagaggtaattatcagtgaactactttggaaaggcatgaaaacaaggatgtgcataaatatcttctctatattggaaatggggcaaagaaataaaaaaggcaaggtccaatagttagtaccatcctgtagtgaactgatgtcttcttcattgtgcagacaaagatcttgttgttttttgttgctaatttctttattctaacaatctttctgagtttcttgacttgactgatattcatagacaactcatttccccatatgcaaaaagggtagaacagtgggtcaaaacctctgacagcaggacctacatgtgcaagaccaaattgttaaaaacctaaatattagaatggttcctgcaatagcacaataatgtgctattagacaaaggaccatgcatgtgcaaacctcgattgtaaacctcagtgcttctcattgtttccctgcaacacatataaggtagttagtcatcaggttaagtgagggttcgcatgctatcagtaaaatatgttgatgaaaaataagcacattgcagattcatcacattaattcaagccacatggaaaacccatttatccaaaccaagcatgatcaagaactaggaaatatagcacttatatatgtttatcatgtattaagtgcagccaaattcgatttattcctcacatgcacaataatacaaaattctacccacgacaattggacatcgcattgcagaattgaaccaagctgttaactaaacaccacaaccattaactgagcaccacattgcataatataacatacttctaatagaagatcagacagttaaccaaaccaagcatgcttaacaacttggaaatatagcaattgtatttgtttctcatgtatttagtacagccaaattcaatttgttcctcacatggtatacaataacataatgcacccacaacaattgaacatcgcattgcagaatttaaccaaacagttaactaaacaccacaacaaatgaaccaaatgttaactgagcaccatattacacaatgtataacatactggAAGATCAGACAGTTtatcaaaccaagcatgcttgacaacttggaaatatagcaattgtatttgtttctcatgtattttgtaaagaaaaattcaatttatttctcacatagaAGACAATACAAatttgcaccctgaagaattgaacatcacatttgcagaattgaaccaaatagttaactgaacacgataactaattaaccaaacagttaaaaGGGTGggtcgagaaaacgccacgaactatcgtttaaagcagccaaccgcgtcgcgtcgttggcgcgcgaggcgtcgatggtggcctcgacggcgaggtgctcctccaagatctggggggcggcacgaatggcagccatcacgacctcatccgcgcgtacggtcgcgatttgcttctccgctgccaaatgctccttgagctcctggctatactgcgtgcaccatggcttagggcggcgcttatttggtggaggggtcggtgatttggatggaaggtgtcgcgccggtggtcggggcatgtgggatgtggaaggaggaggaggatgggggtcgggtatggattacctgcctggatagacgaggccgagcagcgtgaaggagggtcgctggcgaggaggcggcgctgcaagcaaggagtgaaggtttcaacttggaaaggaaggtggaaacaggggaaatgtggtttttggtaagggggaggggcggggaggtagatatttccacgaaaGTTGGAaatggaatcgcttcagcgaaaaaaatagcgcgcaaagtgtcaccagacacggtcccttattcagaattgtgtacgatatgtgaacatcacaaacgattcagatagcttaacctgtgtgtgatgagtttgaacgtcaaaaattttggttagaatttccctggttacagtggttaTCCACGtgattgcataatttgggtacacaaaggagactacagcacacccacacttcttaatggagcaagttcagcaattaaacaaagctagctgacctaaacattactctaacaaattaaagaccggcactcttaattaaacaaaacaaagagtactactacgactggtgctcgtcgatctccggcGCTGCCTCCATGTCTAGCTCGCTCCCAACGGTCtcttggggaaggggctccatggcatctatcgcaccatactcggcaagcatctcgccatccgcatccgccatctctttggaataggccgccacgagctgggagTGGGCGGCTGcgatctgggctttggcgggctccgtcgtggcaaggtatgccgcgcaggaacggatggctgctcgaacgctctcggcgattgccaactcttcggccgtgggttgccgaacgttgtcggagaagcttcgctcgatttgtgtggtgaccaccacgagctgggcgtgggcggcctcaacatggtcgtgggcggcctccatcagagCTAAGGCTGCCGCTGTGGAACGGACAGctgatgtgccgctctcgccagttgctatccccgaggcagatgttgctgccactgcctgagaagcaacaacgggcGTTTGGGCTGGCTTGGCCGCCCGAACGCAGAtttgcggtcgccctcacgaagcttgttagcatgtgcctggcggctgcggccgcgctctcgcggGAGTGGgtcgccgaagttgccctcacgacgcgggtccacgtctccatctttcaccggcgacgattgaacaatgaaatgatatttggggagcgagctagtgtgcttgacacgccggctgtggactgtagccatagcaccttctcgcgtaagccgtatgcgtactatactccgacggcgCTCCAAGATATTCTGtgatgcatctcacacggttggtgataataaaccgtgtgctatctacttgatttttcttcttgatttgaattacataatggggtcacagttgcaaaggatggtgtttgaattgctagagcttttatctgcagtgaacatgcaactataggtgtgtcgtcaaacaaattggaattattcagggttcgtttggacgtttttatacattaacttggttttgtaggcatttcaggtgcataattcaaatttgaactacacgcagatgctccagtgcatataaacgggttgaaaaatcaaatatgtgtccttggttgcatgcttaggtcccatgcaagaaatgggattgaatgttaacaccctgccaccatcactgggccgcaaacattgagatacctggtttttaaattctagtaaatccaaaactcgtctaaaattcatgaaacttcgcatgctatcatggagcggcatcaacatgccgtggtaatttttttgtcccatttggggcaggtttgggtataagcttctcacaaaccagagcttctcacaacaagcgtgatggtttcggtagggaacgtgccaccttctgggacgaaacgatatccgttgtctcttattgctttcaaaaaatttctactgtcaacataggacaacaggagtgttgtgttaaattttggaatcttttggggttcatttggacatttttatacattaactgggttttctaggcattttatgtgcataattcaaatttgaactacatgcacatgctccagtgcatataaattggttgaaaaatcaaatctgtgtccttggttgcatgcttaggtcccatgcaagaaatgggaatgaatgttaaaCACGCTGCCACCGTCACtgggccacaaacattgagatacctggtttttaaattctagtaaatccaaaactcatctgaaattcatgaaacttggcatgctatcatggagcggcatcaacatgccgtggtaaaaaaattgtcccatttggggcaggtttgggtataagcttctcacaaagcagagcttctcacaacaagcgtgatggtttctgtagggaacatgccacctttggggacgaatcgatatccgttgcctcctattgctttcaaaaaaaattctagtgtcagcatagtacaacaggagtgttgtgttaaattttggaatctttcgaggttcatttggacattttatacattaacttggttttctaggcattttgtgtgcataattcaaatttgaactacatgcacattcttcggtgcatataaattggttgaaaaatcaaatctgtgtccttggtggcatgcttaggtcccatgcaagaaatgggaatgaatgtcaaacaccctgccaccatcactgggCCGCAAACATttagatacttggtttttaaattctagtaaatccaaaaatcatctgaaattcatgaaacttggcatgctatcatggagcggcatcaacatgctatggtaaaaaattgtcccatttggggcaggtttggctataagcttctcacaaaccagagcttctcacaacaagcgtgatggtttcggtagggaacgtgccacctttggggatgaaatgatatctgttgcctcttattgctttcaaaattttctagtgtcaacatagaacaacaagagtgttgtgttaaattttggaatctttcggggttcatttggacatttttatacattaactgggttttctaggcattttatgtgcataattcaaatttgaactacatgcacatgctccagtgcatatcaatttgttgaaaaatcaaatctgtgtccttgggtgcatgcttaggtcccgtgcaagaaatgagaatgaatttcaaacaccagggcactgttgattgccggcaaaacgttgagatactttgtttttaaattctagtacatccaaaactcgtctggaattcatgaaacttggcatgctatcatggaatggcaaccaacatgctgtggtatttttcgtgtccattttgagagaaggcacactcgaataacagccaacaaaggcattttgaaacaaatagctgccactgtaacatctcaaacgttttgtataatttaaattgtgtgcgttctattaaccattcacgtgacaccacgactcactcttttaatggctaggaggtgccgtgccgacaggtgcttgagtgctaaacaggaggcgtgcgagctgtactccaatgcggaggctcaacgggaagcgtgcgagctgtacgccgcgcagactcaccgggaagcgagccctttgacttccatggccgcccgccttgcttgcATCCTgtacattaatggcgcccaagccgtagtttaatatggtttttaaatataaaacactcatcgcaaacgttttagttagaacacccatatgcaaaccgacaacttccccaggaagccaagggaaaatgtgccgagcaggatttgtgcaactcttgatcgcaatcgttttagttagaacacccgcatgcaaaccgatagcttccctaggaagccaagagaaaatgtgctgagcaggatttgtgcagctcttgatcgcaaacgttttagatagaacacccgtatgcaaagtgagagctatggtcttcccccttaagtcgagggaaaattcgcagcgcaggatttgtgcatcccttcaacgcaaacggttgttttggatgacccatgtgcaaccacatacaaacaatttggtaagatttgcatctgtcatattgggtatgttgccatttgtcaaactggaaagactaACATTTGttaatctagtaacattgccatttgtcaatccatgtaacactgcgatttgtcaaaatatgcagctaaaaatcactaagactatctaatttttgcaaatTCATTAATTAAGCCTagttttcattcatagattaagaagtcgttcttaatttatacaaacagttcaaatcgacagctgaaccgaccaaacttttccccaattgttgccaaccacgtactgaaatagctagttcaactatatatactagctaatttcaagtatgttgtacagttccaccacatctatagtcagatgaactgaacaaaatagcccctaactagtcttactactactactactactactactactactactactactactactactactattactactactactactactactactacggccctggctttcgacggtgctgtggcggcaacagcggctggcaacagctgccgacgggcaccggcggcggagcatgtggtgggtgtttcgcgcacacccaacaaggacgtcatgcgcactacactacgtcggggactgcgccgctgtcgcggtgtagcctcccagttgGAGCTGTCCtccgatgacggcggagtggctgagcgacgaggatggaccggtgccattggcgattgtgggagaagcagacgagataagctacaggaagggaggggaaaatgtgagcaagactcgccagccgtgagggtttatatagcaggtcggtaagcattgggattttgggggatttatCCAAGTCGgctgggaagcttgcgcgggaacctgcgaggtttgCACGGGAAcgagctcaccgacgattcattggcgccacttcgagcaaccgtttggccaaaagaacgcccccgcgcgctgcgcaagcttgcgttgtaagccgtctgcggcagcggggtgacaagatgtgcgagaggaggacgaaaggacacgtagaCATACGATTTATACAAAAAAGTTtacaatttaattacctactatacccccatccttgtttataagtaggatttaactaataaaatacgaatgcatgtcgccaaagattatatcgttggattcgtatttaaacatagtttccagttatacaatttttgtaacatgcattaacacttttttggttaaatttaaggttacataccagcaagcgtttacccacaacacacacggcttatttcATCAGAAACAGctcagatggatcaactgtatgccatgtat
Coding sequences within:
- the LOC123074315 gene encoding uncharacterized protein isoform X1; translation: MASPEKRFCRGSGETVGSSHTARYPSPWTKDLHDTLEEVEAVELEPHSQPARMVADPGQIAWHALDLKFPREQSESDWSDWSDGDDRVIDGEKKDCPGKLYPQSKAEEIELEWIERYCKQMGDYSKLFDAILAREDHDDSTTLPPFPMKLLPPTTSLCFMDGGYCYHSLYKTHDTSTKLHQLLDIAHHNRCYSSFRCVYQALGSPIPLVCMEYLLFATTWTSDGIISLTVLEILL